TACCCGCCGCTTCTTTCCTTTTATATGGAGGAATCATACTACTTGCATTACCGGAATTCATCAGTTTTTATTTGTCATATATCATCATAGGTCTAACACACCTATTTATTTTCAGCCTACAACTATTTTCCAGAATCGTGATAAACTTACCGGATTTATACCCGACGGCAACTCACGTCATACTATTTTACCTCATCATCGTCCTTGTCATCATTTATTTGATCACAAGAAAACGTCACGTTCTTAGGTTTATCTGTTGCAGCATGAGTATATTGCTCGTTTTTCATGGTTGTTTCACGTACTATATCCAAAACCATCAGGAAATCGTGATTCGTAATCTCTACAAACAATCTGCTATCTTATTGAATTACAAAGGTTATTACACTTACCTCAAAACCACAAGTCCCAATGATGGTTTGTCCACTTATATCACAGCCAATCATTTACAAGCTTTACCCACCCATGAAGCTTTTGTAGGACAACAAATAAAATTCATTCAGAATCACCTGTCATCTTCTCAATGTTCCATATCAATAATCGACCACACCAATCCTACATTTTCTCATGAAGATATAGTCATCATTACCGAAAATATCTACCCTCCCAACTTCCTCGAGTTCCATCCGCAACAGATTATCATGGACAACTCGAACACAAGCCACTGCACGAAAGCCTGGCAAAAATTCTGTTTCAAGAACCAAATTCCGTTTTTCAAAACAAGCGAAGTGGGAACAATTATCTTGAAAATATAGGCATTTTTTTATGGAATTCGGATTATAATGCTTTATTTTGCTCGTTAATTAACACCTAACTAAAATGGACATAGTCATAGCGGGAGCAGGAGAAGTGGGGACACATCTCGCGAACATGCTTAGTAAGCAAGAACATAATATAATGTTGATTGACAGCGATGAAGAAAAGCTGGAACTATTAGGCAATCAATTAGACGTTATGTCAATCGTGGGATCTTGTACCTCGATTGGTGCATTGAAAGATGCAGGAGTACATAAGTGTGATTTATTTATTGCTGTCAATCACCAAGAAGATCAAAATATCAACTCAGCGATCTTGGCTAAAAAACTCGGGGCCAAACAAACCATTGCCCGGGTAAACAATAGTGAGTACTTGGAAGACGAGAACAAAGAGTACTTGAAAATGATCGGTATTGATTCGCTGATTTACCCGGAACGATTGGCCGCAGAAGAAATTGTAGCCTCCTTAAAACAGAGTGGTTCAAGGCAGTTACACGAATTCTCGGATGGCCGCCTGCAATTATTAGGAATCAAACTTTGGGAGAATGCCCCGGTACTCAACTTGACCTTGATAAAAATGGCAGAACGTTACGGTGCCCAGCATTTCCGCGTCGTGGCTATCAAACGAGCAGACCACACAATTATCCCGCGAGGAAATGACTCTTTCCGCTACGGAGACCTGGTATTTATTGTAACCAAGCCTTTCTATGTCCCCAATGTATTCGCTCTTTGTGGCAAATCACAATATGAAGTTAAGAATGTCGTCATCGTGGGGGGCTCCC
The window above is part of the Butyricimonas paravirosa genome. Proteins encoded here:
- the trkA gene encoding Trk system potassium transporter TrkA — protein: MDIVIAGAGEVGTHLANMLSKQEHNIMLIDSDEEKLELLGNQLDVMSIVGSCTSIGALKDAGVHKCDLFIAVNHQEDQNINSAILAKKLGAKQTIARVNNSEYLEDENKEYLKMIGIDSLIYPERLAAEEIVASLKQSGSRQLHEFSDGRLQLLGIKLWENAPVLNLTLIKMAERYGAQHFRVVAIKRADHTIIPRGNDSFRYGDLVFIVTKPFYVPNVFALCGKSQYEVKNVVIVGGSRIGIKTASLLEKNYNVKIIEKDREKCILIADKLKSTLVINGDGRDLALLREEGIKNTDAFISVTHSSETNILSCLLAKKLGVKKSVAEVENIDYIDLAENIGIGTLVNTKLIAASHIYRYTMNVDVKHLKFLTFSEAEVFEVTAEPGSKITRKTLADMNFPENATVGGVIRNGDAIIAKGDVQIEAGDKVVIFALPSAVKKVIKLFQK